The Medicago truncatula cultivar Jemalong A17 chromosome 4, MtrunA17r5.0-ANR, whole genome shotgun sequence genome includes a region encoding these proteins:
- the LOC25493735 gene encoding tryptophan aminotransferase-related protein 2, protein MMANFPAMLSLRHLLVLSLALNVSLILRMVYEGDDQQGSNNQNMGRIIQKSRLVIPSTISANSTRKDHAGVMDKIINLDHGDPTMYERYWRQMGDKTTIIIPGWQSMSYFSDPTSICWFLEPEFSKEVVRLHNVVGNAVTQGRHVVVGTGSSQLILAALYALSSPHATEPISVVSAVPYYSSYPSMADFQKSGLYKWAGDAESFNKDGPYIELVTSPNNPDGYTRKSVVNRNQGLLIHDLAYYWPQYTPILFASDYDLTLFTVSKSTGHAGTRIGWALVKDPEVAKKMTKFIELNTIGVSKDSQLRAAKVLKAVSDSCEEEYSQGGEESFFKYSYKALEQRWKLLRVAVDSGGLFSLPKFSSAFCTFLNQESEIQPAFAWLKCEGDIEDCGSFLRGHKILTRSGEQFGASPKYVRISMLDTDEHFMQLIYRLTTIQK, encoded by the exons ATGATGGCGAATTTTCCAGCTATGCTTTCTTTGAGGCACTTGCTAGTTTTATCTCTAGCTTTGAATGTTAGCTTGATTCTTAGAATGGTGTATGAAGGTGATGATCAACAAGGAAGCAATAACCAAAACATGGGAAGGATTATTCAAAAATCACGTTTGGTTATACCCTCTACAATTTCTGCTAATTCTACTCGTAAAGATCATGCTGGAGTTATGGATAAAATAATTAACCTAGACCA TGGCGACCCAACAATGTACGAACGTTATTGGCGACAAATGGGAGACAAGACCACAATAATAATACCAGGATGGCAATCTATGAGTTATTTTTCTGATCCAACAAGCATTTGTTGGTTTCTTGAGCCAGAATTTTCAAAGGAAGTAGTGAGGTTACATAATGTGGTTGGAAATGCAGTAACACAAGGTCGACACGTTGTTGTTGGAACAGGTTCATCTCAGTTAATTCTTGCTGCTCTTTATGCTCTCTCTTCCCCTCATGCTACTGAACCTATCAGCGTTGTATCTGCCGTACCTTATTACTCG TCCTATCCATCAATGGCAGATTTCCAGAAATCAGGACTATACAAATGGGCTGGAGATGCAGAGAGTTTTAACAAAGATGGTCCTTACATTGAGCTGGTTACTTCTCCTAATAATCCTGATGGATATACAAGGAAATCAGTAGTGAACCGAAACCAAGGACTATTAATCCATGACCTTGCCTATTATTGGCCACAATACACTCCAATACTATTTGCTTCAGATTATGATCTTACTCTTTTCACTGTCTCAAAAAGCACCGGTCACGCTGGAACGCGCATAGG GTGGGCTCTTGTCAAAGATCCTGAGGTAGCAAAGAAAATGACTAAATTCATAGAGCTGAATACAATTGGTGTCTCCAAGGATTCTCAACTCAGAGCTGCCAAGGTTTTGAAAGCAGTGTCTGACAGCTGCGAAGAAGAATATTCTCAAGGTGGAGAAGAATCATTTTTCAAGTACAGCTACAAGGCCCTGGAGCAAAGGTGGAAGCTACTGAGAGTAGCAGTTGATAGTGGTGGTTTATTCAGTTTGCCCAAATTTTCTTCTGCATTCTGCACCTTTCTCAATCAAGAGTCGGAGATTCAACCAG CTTTTGCTTGGTTAAAGTGTGAAGGGGATATAGAGGACTGCGGCAGTTTCCTTCGAGGACACAAGATTTTGACTAGAAGTGGTGAACAATTTGGGGCGAGCCCAAAATATGTAAGAATTAGCATGTTGGATACAGATGAACATTTTATGCAGTTGATATATAGGTTAACTACTATACAGAAGTGA
- the LOC25493737 gene encoding galactinol--sucrose galactosyltransferase: MAPSLTTIKETNLSHANSLPTIKLENSIFLANNNPILTQVPSNITITPPPHKHENSSSPNTTVAGCFVGFNADEPSSRHIVSIGHLNGIRFTSIFRFKLWWSTHWTGTKGNDIENETQMIILENDTVKQRPYVLLLPLIEGSFRACLQPGENNNNVDICMESGSTRVVESTFKTCLYIHANFDPYILMNEAIKVVRDHLGTFKLLEEKTIPDIVDKFGWCTWDAFYLKVDPQGVKEGVKGLVEGGCPPSFVIIDDGWQNFCRDDEDFLNGGDCLSLNCSIPGEQMLGRLISFEENKKFKEYDESLGMGGFVRDLKEEFRGLLKEVYVWHAFCGYWGGIRPNVEGMPESVIMPAKLSPGAERCMTDLAVVKIMEIGVGLVKPEEACRLYDGLHSHLKSVGIDGVKIDVTHVLEMLSEEYGGRVELAKAYYKALTDSVRKHFKGNGVISSMQQCNDFMFLGTETISLGRVGDDFWCTDPAGDPNGTYWLQGCHMVHCAYNSLWMGNFIQPDWDMFQSHHACSEFHAASRAISGGPIYVSDSVGNHNFKLLKKLVLPDGSILRCQHYALPTRDSLFVDPLHDGKTMLKIWNLNKYSGVLGLFNCQGGGWCPVTRRNKSASEFSHSVTCFASPKDIEWSKGNNPICIKGVDVFAVYMFKDEKLKLLKCTETIEVSLEPFSFELMTVSPVMVIPKNSIQFAPIGLVNMLNSGGSIMSLEFDEEKDSVQIGVRGHGEMRVFVSEKPVSCMIDGEAVKFDYDDSMVMLHVPWPCSSRLSVVEYLF; encoded by the exons ATGGCTCCAAGCTTAACCAccataaaagaaacaaatcttTCCCATGCCAATTCCCTCCCCACCATAAAACTAGAAAACTCAATATTCCTCGCCAATAACAACCCAATCCTCACTCAAGTCCCATCAAACATAACCATTACTCCACCACCTCATAAACACGAAAATTCTTCTTCTCCAAACACCACCGTTGCTGGTTGCTTCGTTGGCTTCAACGCCGACGAACCAAGCAGCCGACACATAGTTTCCATTGGCCACCTCAACGGAATCAGATTCACCAGCATATTCAGATTTAAACTATGGTGGAGTACTCACTGGACAGGAACCAAAGGCAATGACATAGAAAACGAAACTCAAATGATTATACTTGAAAACGACACCGTTAAACAACGTCCCTACGTTCTTCTTTTACCACTCATCGAAGGTTCTTTCAGAGCTTGTCTTCAACCAGGAGAAAACAATAACAACGTGGACATTTGCATGGAAAGTGGATCCACACGTGTTGTTGAATCAACTTTCAAAACATGTTTATACATTCATGCAAACTTCGATCCTTATATATTAATGAACGAAGCGATTAAGGTTGTTAGAGACCACCTTGGAACATTCAAACTtctagaagaaaaaacaataccTGATATAGTTGATAAATTTGGATGGTGTACATGGGATGCATTTTACCTTAAGGTGGACCCTCAAGGAGTGAAAGAAGGTGTTAAGGGTTTAGTAGAAGGTGGGTGTCCTCCAAGTTTTGTAATCATTGATGATGGTTGGCAAAATTTTTGTCGTGATGATGAAGATTTTTTGAACGGTGGTGATTGTTTAAGTTTGAATTGTTCTATACCTGGCGAACAAATGTTGGGAAGGTTAATaagttttgaagaaaataaaaaatttaaggaaTATGATGAATCTTTAGGTATGGGTGGGTTTGTGAGGGATTTAAAGGAGGAATTTAGGGGTTTATTAAAGGAGGTTTATGTGTGGCATGCTTTTTGTGGGTATTGGGGTGGGATTAGGCCTAATGTTGAAGGGATGCCAGAGTCGGTGATAATGCCGGCGAAGTTGTCACCGGGGGCTGAGAGGTGTATGACGGATTTGGCGGTGGTGAAGATAATGGAGATCGGAGTTGGATTGGTGAAGCCAGAAGAGGCATGCCGGTTGTATGATGGACTTCATTCTCATTTGAAATCTGTTGGTATTGATGGTGTCAAGATTGATGTCACACAC GTTCTAGAGATGCTGTCTGAGGAATATGGTGGTCGAGTTGAGCTTGCAAAAGCGTACTACAAGGCACTAACTGATTCCGTGAGGAAACATTTCAAAGGCAATGGTGTCATTTCCAGTATGCAACAATGCAACGATTTCATGTTCCTTGGTACAGAAACCATTTCACTTGGACGAGTTG GTGATGATTTTTGGTGCACGGACCCAGCTGGGGATCCAAATGGTACATATTGGTTGCAAGGATGTCACATGGTGCATTGTGCCTATAACAGCTTATGGATGGGAAATTTTATACAACCAGATTGGGACATGTTCCAATCTCATCATGCTTGTTCTGAATTTCATGCTGCTTCTCGAGCAATCTCTGGCGGACCAATTTATGTAAGCGACTCTGTTGGAAACCACAACTTCAAGTTACTCAAGAAGCTGGTTTTGCCGGATGGATCGATTTTGCGGTGTCAACATTATGCACTTCCAACGAGAGACTCTTTATTTGTAGACCCTTTACATGATGGCAAAACAATGCTCAAAATTTGGAACCTCAACAAA TATAGTGGAGTTTTGGGTCTATTCAATTGCCAAGGAGGAGGGTGGTGCCCTGTGACTAGAAGAAACAAAAGTGCTTCTGAGTTTTCGCATTCTGTGACTTGCTTTGCAAGTCCTAAAGACATTGAATGGAGCAAAGGGAACAACCCAATTTGCATCAAAGGTGTTGATGTATTTGCTGTCTACATgtttaaagatgaaaaattgaAGCTGCTTAAATGCACCGAGACTATAGAAGTTTCACTTGAACCTTTTAGTTTTGAGCTCATGACAGTTTCTCCTGTGATGGTCATaccaaaaaattcaattcaatttgctCCAATTGGATTAGTTAACATGCTCAACTCCGGAGGTTCAATTATGTCATTGGAGTTTGATGAAGAGAAAGATTCGGTGCAAATTGGGGTGAGGGGTCATGGAGAAATGAGGGTGTTTGTATCCGAGAAGCCGGTAAGTTGTATGATTGACGGAGAAGCTGTGAaatttgattatgatgatagcATGGTAATGCTCCATGTCCCTTGGCCTTGTTCTTCAAGGTTGTCAGTGGTTGAGTATTTATTCTGA